A window of Cellulosimicrobium protaetiae genomic DNA:
ACGAGCGCCTGGGCCACGACGCCCAGCACGACCGTGCCCGCGAGCAGCGCGAGGTCCCGGCGCTCGTGCCGCACCCGGACGACCAGGAGCAGCACGACCACGGCGGCGACGCCGACGACCCCCGCCAGCGTGCGGTTGCCGAACTCGATGAGCCCGTGGATGCCCATCTCCGGGGTGCTCACGAGCGAGTCGGCCGTGCACAGGGGCCACGTCGGGCAACCCAGGCCCGACGACGTCAGCCGGACGGCTCCGCCGGTCGCCACGAGGAGCACCTGGACGGCGAACGAGGCCCACGCCGCCACGACGACCCGTCGGTCAAGGCGGTCGGGCAGGCGTCGCCACCACCGCCGCAGCACGGGCTCCGCGCCGTCCGCCCGGTCGGCCACCCGCTGATCCACGCTCACCGGCCCACCGACCCCAGGAACGGCACGAGCGCCTCGGTGATGCGCTCCCGCGCGTCGTCGTCCGAGATCGAGGGGGTCCCGTCGCCCGGCTGCGCCCCGTAGTCGCCGAACTGGGCGTGCGTCGCGCCGTCGATGCGCACGCGCTCGGCGTCGGGTGGCAGGAGCGCCCGCGAGGACGTGATCGACTCTTCGTCGACGAGGCCGTCCTGCGTGCCCGTCACGGTGAGGGCAGCCAGGTCGGAGCGGCCGGAGAGGTCGCCGAGCGAGCAGTACGACGCGAGGAGGACGAGGGCGCGCACCTCCTCCGACGCGGCGTACGTGCACGCCCGGACGCCACCCATGCTGTGCCCACCGACGGCCCAGGCGTCGACCTCGGGGGCGAGCGCAGCGAACACCTCGAACGGTCGGCGCTCCAGCAGCGCGAGGTGGAGGAACGGCTCGACGAGGACGACCGTCGTGCCCTGCGCGGCGACCTCCCGGAACGTCGCCGCGTACGCCTGCGGCTCGACCTTGGCCCCCGCGAGGAACACGAGGCCGCTGCCGTCCCCCTCCCCCGCGGGCCGGAGCACGACGACGTCGCCGCGGTCGTCGAGGCGGACGCGCGGGTCCTCCTGCACGGCGGCGAGACCCGCCGGCTCGGCGGGGAAGGTGTCGTCGGCCCACACGAGGAAGGCGGCGACCGCGACGACGAGCAGGCCGAGCAGCGCGAGCGCGACCGTCACGAGCACGCAGCGCACCCGGGACCGCCGGGGTCCGGGTCGCGTGGCGGCGGGACGGTCCGGCGGAGCGGCGCCGTCGTCGGGAGCGTGCTGCGCCGGGGGCGCGAGCGGGGAGGACATCGGGCGGCTCCGGGAAGAGTAGATGGTACGGCTACCGTAGCATTCCGGGAGTAGGCTATTTTGATGAGCCAGCACCCCGACGCCGGGCCGGCGCTGTCGGTCCACCTGCTCCGGGACCTCCAGGACGCGATCGGCGAGGCCACCTCCGCCCTGGCGCACCGGCTGCGGATGAGCGCCACGGACGCCGCCGCGCTCGAGCACGTCGCGCTGGCGGACGAGGCGCTGGGGCCCGGGGAGCTCGGCGCACGGCTCGCCGTCACCCGCTCGTCCGCCACCGAGGTCGTGGACCGGCTCGCGCGCGCCGGGCACGTCGAGCGCGTCCGGGACGAGGCGGACCGGCGCCGGTACCGCCTCGAGCCCACCGCGACCGCCCGGTCGCGCGTCCGCGCCGAGCTCGACCCGCTCCGACGTTCCCTGGACTCCGCCGCCGACGGCTTCTCGCCCGCGCAGCAGCAGGTGATCGCCACGTACCTGCGCGCGGTGACCTCCGCCTACCGCTCCTACGCGGCCACGCCGGACGACGCCCCGGGGTCCCCCCGCTCCCGCCGGTGACCTCCGGACGGCGTGGGCGGGAAGGCGCCCGTCCGCTTCGAGACCGGATCGTGACCGGATCGTGGCCCGCTGCCGCGGGTCCACCGGGGTGGAAAGGGGCTCACAGCGTAGGATTCCTCCGTGGCCAACTCCCCCGCGCACCCCGACGAGATGCTCCGGGAGACCCTTGCTGCCGTGGCACCCGGGACCGAGCTCCGTGACGGTCTGGAACGCATCTTGCGCGGCCGGACCGGAGCGCTGATCGTCCTGGGCCTGGACAAGGTCGTCGAGGAGATGTGCTCGGGCGGCTTCGTGCTCGACGTCGGCTTCTCCGCGACGCGGCTGCGCGAGCTGTCGAAGATGGACGGCGCGGTCGTGCTGGACCGCGACGCGAACCGCATCCTGCGCGCGGCCGTCCAGCTCCTGCCGGACCCGACCATCGAGACGACGGAGTCCGGGACGCGGCACCGCACCGCGGAGCGCGTCGCCAAGCAGAGCGGCTTCCCCGTCATCTCGGTGAGCCAGTCGATGCGGATCGTCGCCCTCTACGTCGGCGGCCAGCGTCACGTGCTCGAGGACTCCGACACGATCCTGTCGCGCGCCAACCAGGCGCTCGCGACGCTCGAGCGCTACCGCTCGCGACTCGACGAGGTGTCCGGCACGCTGTCCGCGCTCGAGATCGAGGACCTCGTCACCGTGCGCGACGTCTGCGCCGTCGTGCAGCGCCTGGAGATGGTCGCGCGCATCTCCGAGGAGATCGCGGGGTACGTCATCGAGCTCGGCACCGACGGCCGCCTCCTCGCGCTCCAGCTCGACGAGCTCATCGGCGGCATCGGCTCGGACCGTGAGTTCGTCATCCGCGACTACGTCGACCTGGGTCGCAAGGACCGCTCCCTCGCCGAGGTCCAGAAGGCCCTGGGCGGCCTGGACTCGACCCAGCTCCTCGACCTCGGCCAGATCGGCCGTGTGCTCGACCTCCCGGGCGGCGGCGACGCGCTCGACGCCGCGGTCGCGCCGCACGGGTACCGCCTCCTGTCGAAGGTGCCGCGCCTGCCCGCGACGATCATCGACCGGCTCGTCGCGCACTTCGGCGGGTTGCAGAAGCTCCTCGCCGCGAGCATCGACGACCTCATGACGGTCGACGGGGTCGGCGAGCAGCGTGCCCGCGCGGTGCGTGAGGGCCTCTCGCGCCTCGCGGAGTCGAGCATCCTCGAGCGCTACGTCTGACCCGACCGTCCGACCGGCGCACCGCGCGGAGGGGGACCGTGGACCACGTCGACGAGTGGTCGGCACTGGCCGACGCCTGGGCGCGCTGGTGGGCGCCCGCCGCGGAACCGGCACAGCGGGCGATCCTCGACGCCGCGAGCGTCGGGCCCGGCTCCCGCGTGCTCGACGTCGGGTGCGGCACCGGCGAGCTCGTCGCCCTGGCCCTCTCCCGCGGCGCGGACGCGGCAGGCTGCGACGCCGCGGCCGGGATGATCGACGTCGCGCGCCGGGTCGGCCCCGACGCGGACCTGCGCGTCGCCCAGGCCGAGCACCTCCCCTGGCCCGACGACGCGTTCGACCTCGTCACGCTCGTCAACGCGCTCGCGTTCACCGACGTCGCCAGGACCCTGAGCGAGGCCCGACGCGTCGCCGGCCTGGTCGCCGTCGCGACGTGGGCTGAGGACTCCCGCAACGACCTCACCGTGCTCGAGCGGGCCGTCGCCGGCGAGGACCACGAGCCGAGCGACGAGAGCCGCGAGGAGGGGCACCTCGGCATGCTCCTCACCGAGCACGGCTTCACCGTCGTCACGGAAGGGGTGGCGGACGCACCGATGCGGCTCGCCGACGCGGACGAGGTCGTCGCCGCGATCATGTTCGGCGAGTCGGACGACCTGCGCACCGAGCTCCGCCCCGACGTCCTCGCCGCCGCACGGCCCTTCCGCCGCTCCGACGGCTCCTACCTCCTCCGCAACGCCTTCCGCTGGGCCCTCGCCCGGCGCTGATCGCCCGACAGCCGGCGGGGAGCGCGAGCGTCGGCGGGCCCCGACGGCGGCACCGCCGCCGCCCAGGGGGCGTCACGCACCGCCGGCGCCGGCATCGGCCGCTGGGGCGGTCCCCTGCGCAGGGGCCGTGCCCTCCGCGGGAGGGGTCTCGCCCTCGGCGGGAGGGGTCTCGCCCTCCGCCGGCGGCGACCCGTCCGGTGCGCTGTCCGTCGGCGTCTCCGTCGGCTCGGGCGACGGCGGGGGCGGCGCCAGCAGGGTGAAGGTGACGGGCTCGCTCGTCGCGCCGTCGACCCCGGCGACGCTCACGACCGCCGTGTACGTGCCGGGACCGACCTCCGGCTGGTCGGGAGCGCAGCCCTCGACCGAGCGGCGGCGGTCCCAGCGGACCAGCCGGGACGGGTCCTCGTCGCCGGTGCTCATGAGCAGCAGGCGGTCCGTCGTGCCGCAGTGCGCGGACGACCAGACGAGCTCGTCGCCCGCGTAGACGAGCACCTGGCGCCCCGCGTCCGACCCGTCGACGAGGCAGGGCCGGCCGCCCGACTGCCGGAGCGTGACGTCGAGCTGGACGGCGCGGCCGGGCTCGTACTCCGTGGCGCTCGCCGTCACGCCGAGCTCGAGGGACGCGGCGGTGCAGTCCAGCGGCGGTCCCACGGCCTCGGGCGTCGGGGGCGCCGACCTGCCCTCCTGCGCCTGCTCGTCGCCCGTGAGGAGGGGCTGCACCGCGCGCACGACGACCTGCCCGAGCAGGACGAGCCCGACCACCAGACCGACGAGCAGCGCGAGCGCGACGAGCCGACGGCGCAGCAGCGCCCCGCGCGTGGGACGGCTGCCGGGCCCGGGTCGCGGGCCGGCGCTCGGCCTCGGGGAGCGGTCGGTCCGCGGCGTGCTCACGGGGTCCTCCGTCGTGCAGGTGCTGGTCCCGACCACGGTATCGGCGACCGGCGCCCCTCCCGGTCCGCCGCGCCGACGACCGGCCGACAACGGACCGACGACGGTCCGACGACGCGCAGGGTCGGGGCAGAATGTGTCCTGCCCCGACCCTGACGTCCCGGAACCTGACGTCCCGGAGCCGACGAGCGGAGAGGAAGGAGCGCCACCATGACCGGCCCGGCCGCGCGCGCAGCCCGCCCGACCACCGCCGCCACGGCGCGCGACCCGCACGCCGACCTGCGCGACGCCGTCGGGCGGTGGTTCGGCGACACCGCGCGGGACCTGCCGTGGCGGGCGCCGGACCGCACCCCGTGGGGCGTGCTCGTGAGCGAGGTGATGCTCCAGCAGACGCCGGTCGTCCGCGTCGAGCCGGCGTGGCGCGCGTGGATGGAGCGCTGGCCCGAGCCTGCCGACCTCGCCGCCGCGTCGACGGCCGACGTGCTGCGCGCGTGGGGCCGCCTCGGCTACCCGCGCCGGGCGTTGCGGCTCCAGGAGTGCGCCCGCACGATCGTCGCGCGGCACGACGGCGTGGTCCCGCTCGGCGAGGAGGCGCTGCGCGCCCTGCCCGGCGTCGGCGAGTACACCGCCGCCGCGGTGACGGCGTTCGCCCATGCGCAGCGCGCCGTGGTCGTCGACACGAACGTGCGCCGGGTCCTGGCCCGCGCCGTCGGCGGGGTCGCGCTGCCCGCGCCGTCGTACACGGCGGCGGAACGTGCGACCGCGGCGGCCGTCGCGCCCACCGACGACGCGGGCGCCGTGCTGTGGGCCGCCGCCTCGATGGAGCTCGGCGCCCTCGTGTGCACGGCGCGCTCCCCGCGGTGCGGGGCCTGCCCGGTGCGCGACGCGTGCGCGTGGCGTCGTGCCGGGCGGCCCGGTGACGAGCACGCGGCCCGACGTCGCACGCAGGCCTGGGCGGGCACCGACCGGCAGGTGCGGGGCAGGGTCATGGCGGCGCTGCGCGAGGCGCCCGGCCCCGTGGCAGGGGACACCGTCCGCGCGGTGTGGCACGACGCGGCCCAGCTCGACCGGTGCGTCGCGAGCCTCGTCGAGGACGGGCTCGTGGAGCAGGTGGGCGGTCGCTACCGGTTGCCCGACTGATCCTGGGAGGGCGGTCCGTCGAGGTCGAGCAGCATGCGCGTGTTGCCCAGCGTGTTGGGCTTCACGCGCGCGAGGTCGAGGAACTCCGCGACGCCGTCGTCGTGGGAGCGCAGGAGCTCGGCGTACACCTCGTGCGAGACGGGCGTCCCCTCGATCGGGTGGAACCCGTGGGCGCGGAAGAAGTCCACCTCGAACGTCAGGCAGAACACGCGGCGCAGGCCGAGCGCGCGCGCCCGGGCCAGGAGCTCGACGACGAGCGCGTGCCCCACGCGGTGCCCGCGCCAGGCCGGGTCCACCGCGAGCGTGCGGATCTCGGCGAGGTCGTCCCACATGACGTGCAGCGCGCCGCACCCGACGACGCGCGGGGCGCCCGCGCCGTCGGGCCCGTCGCCACCCGCCGGGTCGTCGACCTCCGCGACGACGAACTCCTGCACGGCCTCGTAGTAGCCCACCATCTCCTTGGCGAGGAGGATCCGCGCCTCCGCGTAGGGCTGCACGAGCGCGCGCACGGCGCGGACGTCCGCGGGCAGGGCGGGTCGGACGTGGACGGTGGAGGTCGTGGGCACCGCGTCACTGTACGCGGATCGGGCAGTTCCTGCATAATCATGCAGTGAGACGCATAGATCCGCAGGGACGTCAGGCGCCCGCGACGAGGTGCGCCGCCGTGATCTCGTCCACGACGAGGTCCGTCACGACGCCGGCCCGCAGCGCAGCGCGCAGCGGCGCCACCTTGTTGTCACCCGCGACCGCGCACACGCGCCGCGGGACGCGACGCAGCTCCTCCGGCGCCGGCCCCGTCGCCCGCTCGTTGAGCGCGATGTCCCGGTAGGTGCCGTCCGCGCGGAGGAACACCGTGCACACGTCCCCGACGACCCCCTCGTCGTCGAGGACCGCGATGTCGTCCGGCTCGAGGTACCCCGCCGAGTACACGTGGGACGGCACCCCGCCCGCGACGGCACCCACCGAGAACAGGGCGATGTCCGCGCGGTGCTGGACGTCGAGCACGCGCCGCACCGACCGCTCTCGCCACATCGCCCGCTTC
This region includes:
- a CDS encoding amino-acid N-acetyltransferase yields the protein MPTTSTVHVRPALPADVRAVRALVQPYAEARILLAKEMVGYYEAVQEFVVAEVDDPAGGDGPDGAGAPRVVGCGALHVMWDDLAEIRTLAVDPAWRGHRVGHALVVELLARARALGLRRVFCLTFEVDFFRAHGFHPIEGTPVSHEVYAELLRSHDDGVAEFLDLARVKPNTLGNTRMLLDLDGPPSQDQSGNR
- a CDS encoding alpha/beta hydrolase, translating into MSSPLAPPAQHAPDDGAAPPDRPAATRPGPRRSRVRCVLVTVALALLGLLVVAVAAFLVWADDTFPAEPAGLAAVQEDPRVRLDDRGDVVVLRPAGEGDGSGLVFLAGAKVEPQAYAATFREVAAQGTTVVLVEPFLHLALLERRPFEVFAALAPEVDAWAVGGHSMGGVRACTYAASEEVRALVLLASYCSLGDLSGRSDLAALTVTGTQDGLVDEESITSSRALLPPDAERVRIDGATHAQFGDYGAQPGDGTPSISDDDARERITEALVPFLGSVGR
- a CDS encoding MarR family winged helix-turn-helix transcriptional regulator, whose amino-acid sequence is MSQHPDAGPALSVHLLRDLQDAIGEATSALAHRLRMSATDAAALEHVALADEALGPGELGARLAVTRSSATEVVDRLARAGHVERVRDEADRRRYRLEPTATARSRVRAELDPLRRSLDSAADGFSPAQQQVIATYLRAVTSAYRSYAATPDDAPGSPRSRR
- a CDS encoding class I SAM-dependent methyltransferase; the protein is MDHVDEWSALADAWARWWAPAAEPAQRAILDAASVGPGSRVLDVGCGTGELVALALSRGADAAGCDAAAGMIDVARRVGPDADLRVAQAEHLPWPDDAFDLVTLVNALAFTDVARTLSEARRVAGLVAVATWAEDSRNDLTVLERAVAGEDHEPSDESREEGHLGMLLTEHGFTVVTEGVADAPMRLADADEVVAAIMFGESDDLRTELRPDVLAAARPFRRSDGSYLLRNAFRWALARR
- a CDS encoding A/G-specific adenine glycosylase; the protein is MTGPAARAARPTTAATARDPHADLRDAVGRWFGDTARDLPWRAPDRTPWGVLVSEVMLQQTPVVRVEPAWRAWMERWPEPADLAAASTADVLRAWGRLGYPRRALRLQECARTIVARHDGVVPLGEEALRALPGVGEYTAAAVTAFAHAQRAVVVDTNVRRVLARAVGGVALPAPSYTAAERATAAAVAPTDDAGAVLWAAASMELGALVCTARSPRCGACPVRDACAWRRAGRPGDEHAARRRTQAWAGTDRQVRGRVMAALREAPGPVAGDTVRAVWHDAAQLDRCVASLVEDGLVEQVGGRYRLPD
- the disA gene encoding DNA integrity scanning diadenylate cyclase DisA; translation: MANSPAHPDEMLRETLAAVAPGTELRDGLERILRGRTGALIVLGLDKVVEEMCSGGFVLDVGFSATRLRELSKMDGAVVLDRDANRILRAAVQLLPDPTIETTESGTRHRTAERVAKQSGFPVISVSQSMRIVALYVGGQRHVLEDSDTILSRANQALATLERYRSRLDEVSGTLSALEIEDLVTVRDVCAVVQRLEMVARISEEIAGYVIELGTDGRLLALQLDELIGGIGSDREFVIRDYVDLGRKDRSLAEVQKALGGLDSTQLLDLGQIGRVLDLPGGGDALDAAVAPHGYRLLSKVPRLPATIIDRLVAHFGGLQKLLAASIDDLMTVDGVGEQRARAVREGLSRLAESSILERYV